A window of Papilio machaon chromosome 1, ilPapMach1.1, whole genome shotgun sequence contains these coding sequences:
- the LOC106714396 gene encoding protein Dr1, whose product MGSPERELCPPPSEEDELTLPRASINKMIKELVPSVRIAFESRELILNCCTEFIHLISSEANEVCNQSNKKTINAEHVLTALDRLGFSDYTEEAEAVLKDCKAVAAKRRRQSTRLENLGIPEEELLRQQQELFAKAREEQAKQEQQQWLLLQQQGLVGPEGVPQPYVPPPAAIKPEDEEDDDYS is encoded by the exons ATGGGTAGTCCAGAACGAGAATTATGTCCTCCACCTTCTGAGGAAGATGAGCTTACGCTTCCACGAGCaagcattaataaaatgataaaggaACTAGTGCCTTCCGTTCGGATTGCTTTCGAATCGAGGGAGTTGATTTTGAACTGCTGCACAGAATTTATTCATCTTATTAGTTCAGAAGCAAATGAAGTGTGcaatcaaagtaataaaaaaacaataaatgctGAGCATGTACTTACAG CTTTAGACAGATTAGGGTTTAGTGACTACACTGAGGAAGCAGAAGCAGTTTTAAAGGATTGTAAAGCTGTAGCTGCTAAAAGAAGAAGACAAAGTACTCGTCTGGAAAATTTAGGAATACCTGAAGAAGAATTATTAAGACAACAGCAAGAGCTTTTTGCAAag GCTCGTGAAGAACAAGCAAAACAAGAACAACAACAGTGGTTGTTACTACAACAACAAGGCCTGGTGGGCCCTGAAGGTGTGCCACAGCCCTATGTTCCACCCCCTGCAGCCATTAAACCTGAAGACGAGGAAGATGATGATTATTCATAA
- the LOC106714376 gene encoding coiled-coil domain-containing protein 25 isoform X2 gives MVFYFTSNVVSPPVTLFMGADKHENEDLIKWGWPEDVWFHVDKVSSAHVYLRLAPGQTIDDIPNSVLDDACQLVKANSIMGNKMNDIDIVYTMWSNLKKTPSMDVGQVAFHRDKDVRKVKVAKRSNEIVNRLQKTKKEAFPDLRQERENRDKSEREDKKKLLREKKEKEKEEEKRKKDEQELRSYATLMRTENMTTNYDANFNKETI, from the exons ATGGTATTCTATTTTACTAGTAATGTTGTTTCTCCACCAGTGACATTATTCATGGGTGCTGATAAACATGAAA atgAAGACTTGATTAAGTGGGGTTGGCCTGAAGATGTCTGGTTTCATGTGGATAAAGTATCATCAGCCCATGTTTATCTACGTTTAGCACCG gGTCAAACCATAGATGACATCCCTAATTCTGTTTTGGATGATGCATGTCAATTAGTAAAGGCCAATTCAATAATGGGTAACAAAATGAATGACATAGATATTGTATATACTATGTGGTCGAACCTTAAAAAAACACCAAGCATGGAC GTGGGTCAAGTAGCATTTCACAGAGATAAAGACGTAAGGAAAGTAAAAGTTGCTAAAAGATctaatgaaattgtaaatagaCTACAAAAGACAAAGAAAGAAGCATTTCCTGATTTAAGACAAGAACGAGAAAATAGAGACAAGTCGGAGAGGGAggataaaaagaaattgttaagagaaaagaaagaaaaagaaaaagaagaagaaaaacgCAAAAAGGACGAGCAAGAATTAAGAAGCTATGCAACACTTATGAGAACTGAAAATATGACTACTAACTATGATG ctaattttaataaggaaACCATTTGA
- the LOC106714376 gene encoding coiled-coil domain-containing protein 25 isoform X1: MVFYFTSNVVSPPVTLFMGADKHENEDLIKWGWPEDVWFHVDKVSSAHVYLRLAPGQTIDDIPNSVLDDACQLVKANSIMGNKMNDIDIVYTMWSNLKKTPSMDVGQVAFHRDKDVRKVKVAKRSNEIVNRLQKTKKEAFPDLRQERENRDKSEREDKKKLLREKKEKEKEEEKRKKDEQELRSYATLMRTENMTTNYDGNDSDEFM, encoded by the exons ATGGTATTCTATTTTACTAGTAATGTTGTTTCTCCACCAGTGACATTATTCATGGGTGCTGATAAACATGAAA atgAAGACTTGATTAAGTGGGGTTGGCCTGAAGATGTCTGGTTTCATGTGGATAAAGTATCATCAGCCCATGTTTATCTACGTTTAGCACCG gGTCAAACCATAGATGACATCCCTAATTCTGTTTTGGATGATGCATGTCAATTAGTAAAGGCCAATTCAATAATGGGTAACAAAATGAATGACATAGATATTGTATATACTATGTGGTCGAACCTTAAAAAAACACCAAGCATGGAC GTGGGTCAAGTAGCATTTCACAGAGATAAAGACGTAAGGAAAGTAAAAGTTGCTAAAAGATctaatgaaattgtaaatagaCTACAAAAGACAAAGAAAGAAGCATTTCCTGATTTAAGACAAGAACGAGAAAATAGAGACAAGTCGGAGAGGGAggataaaaagaaattgttaagagaaaagaaagaaaaagaaaaagaagaagaaaaacgCAAAAAGGACGAGCAAGAATTAAGAAGCTATGCAACACTTATGAGAACTGAAAATATGACTACTAACTATGATGGTAATGACTCAGACGAGTTTATGTAA
- the LOC106714358 gene encoding queuine tRNA-ribosyltransferase catalytic subunit encodes MALNFTVQAECGITKARAGLMKLPHSDVRTPVFMPVGTQGTMKGLLPDQLLALDCEIILGNTYHLGNRPGTQVLEKAGGLHKFMGWNKALLTDSGGFQMVSLLKLAEITEEGVKFKSPYDGSEIMLTPEKSIEIQNCIGADIIMQLDDVVQTTFQDYDRIKEATERTSRWLDRCLKAHKRPEEQSIFPIVQGLLNSELRRKSAKDHMTKNVNGFAIGGLSGGEAKDDFWPMVSLGTEVLDRNRPRYLMGVGLAVDLVVCVALGVDMFDCVFPTRTARFGCALINNGQLNLRHKKYLTDLNPIDKDCACSTCKNYTRAYLHCIVSVETVACHLISVHNIAYQMRLMRTMRENIINGTFVQFVKAFMKEVYPDFNYPNWIINSLQSVGINILD; translated from the exons ATGGCTTTAAACTTTACCGTGCAAGCTGAATGTGGAATAACAAAAGCTCGCGCCGGTTTGATGAAATTACCGCACAGCGATGTCCGAACACCTGTATTTATGCCAGTTGGAACCCAG GGTACTATGAAGGGATTGTTACCTGATCAGTTGTTGGCTTTAGATTGCGAAATAATTCTAGGTAACACATATCATTTAGGTAATCGCCCTGGTACGCAGGTTCTTGAAAAGGCTGGTGGCCTTCACAAATTCATGGGTTGGAATAAGGCACTTTTAACCGATTCTGGAGGTTTTCAAATGGTttccttattaaaattagCTGAAATTACAGAAGAGGGAGTTAAGTTTAAATCCCCATATGATGGATCGGAAATAATGTTAACTCCTGAAAAATCAATTGAGATTCAAAATTGTATAG GTGCTGATATTATAATGCAACTAGATGATGTGGTTCAAACAACATTCCAAGATTATGATCGTATAAAAGAAGCCACAGAGAGAACAAGTCGATGGCTTGATAGATGTCTGAAAGCACACAAAAGGCCAGAAGAACAAAGTATATTTCCAATTGTCCAAGGCTTGTTAAATAGCGAGTTGAGACGTAAAAGTGCAAAAGATCACATGACTAAAAATGTTAATGGTTTTGCAATAGGAGGATTAAG TGGTGGTGAAGCAAAAGATGATTTCTGGCCTATGGTCAGTTTGGGAACTGAGGTATTGGATAGAAATAGACCCCGTTATTTAATGGGGGTAGGCTTGGCTGTTGATTTGGTTGTATGTGTTGCTCTTGGTGTTGATATGTTTGACTGTGTTTTTCCAACAAGAACTGCT AGATTTGGTTGTGCTCTAATCAACAATGGCCAGCTCAATTTGAGACACAAGAAGTATTTAACTGACCTCAACCCAATTGATAAGGATTGTGCTTGTTCGACTTGTAAGAATTATACAAGAGCATACTTACATTGTATAGTATCTGTTGAAACGGTGGCTTGCCATTTGATTTCAGTACATAACATTGCATACCAG atgCGGTTGATGAGGACAATGcgggaaaatattattaatggaaCATTTGTTCAGTTTGTGAAAGCATTTATGAAAGAGGTTTACCCTGATTTTAATTATCCCAATTGGATTATAAATTCTTTGCAATCTGttggaataaatatattggactaa
- the LOC106714357 gene encoding uncharacterized protein LOC106714357, which translates to MHKTNFMMMSNKSVKKFKPSKDYEKSLERNEQEVLVLPPNLLQELGINLGNIPNTSGYPIVKGNVESSDLQSGEESKINFEQLHNVAEEVTGHIYEKSVQLSFPIVSSNKIPQQKEEQHINANYVACTSNIEQNNININIDQNTTEIDKNTDIQIQPSVESNTVIKYQKTNVCNNKKTKSLKIGEFNSLSLKSSQLNSNNDKKNKINIISQEVLNHGSAETLKKFKLCPTSKNALIPFKINTPIGKVLKTTSISDNITSDTCEQSISLEPEFGSNKILQKKDSACSMYTEENNLDTNNFNNYSDIDANDGLAPDTNKKLDYSDIKSVNINDNEAREEIEIYCVIDDEDNLSEESNLATCNENKTVDIDISVETPTPSTSLVSQMTVNNTLTDLHQIKEKEVDEDVEIYTEKNNNISENFDESNTSASKKQSMDVSRCNSVTQKPYYVNQCLLEKVNLSPDHLTTKSKLCIQGVEKPGGIIERRLQTEKMNLKTYQNRKAKNRLKNKTDDVILVNELTAKTYDITDVCTDLNNINVTCVTKQMCTCNDFGRLQFNDGENECGHLHFLPKNTINSNPSMCEIFSEGDDSNEEILPEIDNNYDNNDVQLNDLSNICYTEFSISESDVSDVFSENQKPLLSETCVNIYDETMNLTNFDTDDIKSHDLYSFSPPEVKVVECFDGGNVLKQKRKRTLNQEDEGIFSPSTDSNYHNAPNAKKFISCVKCAVCRKEIAEVDWDSHLSENHCHIAWKQGSSIIDLNDKNLIQKLSGTLKKQNSLFCTFCGHKEKRDAKKFLAHLKICITKIFTNVNITTSKYSEEDMNIQNNDTIKCETCRENVLIVQWTEHMTTRHIDTKTQIEIKPAPIENIIKTEPVDEEELKLELVKCALCKMEMNPIDWTEHKQKEHNYLAWKEGDRELNLDDGRKIYNYLRHILKNTGELVCGKCGLVYHYPKSFMKHIKTCNGDMVNSLNDSVVSNQSNEGVNRTQDDDADISLAFNGSVECGVCSQEVAGTEWLDHIHKEHNYLAKIRGVTPLDLENDDMVRKHLYRIRLITRYLTCAKCGTKRKVIKKFLEHIKECDGTTEKINESTKESDLDNTKDVSIWEKITLQYTGTVKCGVCQDEVDGEQWLQHIQKEHHYIAWIEGEQPLNFLMEEETWQYLNNVTKQTGGLICGKCGLNRKYGKAYMQHVKECDGSKSAMVEQLNDSQMIKDNINSTYLDDCTNSSGQVKCGVCGEEVEGELWLQHIQKEHDYIAWVEGRTPLNREDNELINTYLKLLIKRIGPLICGKCGLPRKLAKSYLQHVSKCDETKEEAESGIQENLDEDENEFIHTEPVQCGVCLQQVEGSQWIHHIRLKHDYLARIAGKPPLDVNDEEEVRKHLSVMRKYVQQLVCNNCGESRKHVGAFLKHVQYCDGAEKSENGSEDLENEEEPFVPSGRVRCGVCKQEVEGEDWINHIHKEHDYMATIEGRPPLILDDEEEIRTHLNTIRRHVRELVCNKCGESRKFVKSYLKHIKNCDVSERLSTETVVESRRNSVASVPMEEEKDYQLEFPGTVVCGVCDSEVYGNQWVHHIRKEHNYIAHVKGKTPLDINNMKHIKAHLNAVSKYAGGLYCNKCGLMRLYVKSYLVHIKRCGNSDNLLPVDANDSEVKKEPDESFTSDDMKVADKFLNNTDASQFVYEGIAKCGVCHNEVRKQDWIEHIQKEHNYLAWIDGQPPLDLDDEEQVHAHLYELSTLQNGLTCNICDAKRKYVKSYLDHIRNCSVPMSDVSRGNFNTYILNLN; encoded by the exons AtgcataaaacaaattttatgatGATGAGTAACAAAtcagttaaaaaatttaagccGTCTAAAGATTATGAAAAATCATTAGAAAGAAATGAACAAGAAGTACTTGTTCTGCCACCCAATCTTTTACAAGAGTTAGGTATTAATTTAGGAAACATTCCAAATACGTCAGGATATCCCATAGTCAAAG GTAATGTTGAATCCAGTGACTTGCAAAGTGGGGAAGAatccaaaattaattttgaacagTTACATAATGTTGCTGAAGAAGTTACTGgacatatttatgaaaaatctgTTCAATTGAGCTTTCCGATTGTATCTTCTAATAAAATTCCACAGCAGAAAGAAGAACAACACATTAATGCAAATTATGTTGCATGCACATCTAACattgaacaaaacaatattaacatcAACATAGACCAGAATACGACagaaatagataaaaacaCTGACATTCAAATACAACCCAGTGTTGAAAGCAACACAGTTATCAAATACCAAAAGACTAATGTATGTAATAACAAGAAAacgaaaagtttaaaaattggtGAATTTAATTCACTAAGCTTAAAATCTAGTCAACTTAATTCTAATAatgataagaaaaataaaattaatataatatcacAGGAAGTTTTGAATCATGGAAGTGCTGAAACACTTAAGAAGTTCAAGCTTTGCCCCACATCTAAAAATGCtttaattccatttaaaattaatacaccCATAGGAAAAGTTCTCAAAACTACTTCAATCTCTGACAATATAACAAGTGATACATGTGAACAATCAATTTCATTAGAGCCTGAATTtggaagtaataaaatattacaaaaaaaagactCTGCATGTTCTATGTATACAGAAGAGAACAATTTGGatacaaacaattttaataactattcaGATATTGATGCTAATGATGGTTTAGCACCAGATACCAATAAGAAACTTGATTACTCTGACATAAAAAGTGTAAacattaatgataatgaaGCCAGAgaagaaattgaaatttattgtgtCATTGATGATGAAGATAATCTAAGTGAAGAATCAAATCTTGCAACATGCaacgaaaataaaactgttgaTATTGACATAAGTGTTGAGACTCCAACTCCCTCTACTAGTTTGGTTTCTCAAATGACTGTTAACAACACATTAACTGACTTAcatcaaattaaagaaaaggAAGTTGATGAAGATGTTGAaatttatacagaaaaaaataataacatttcagAAAATTTTGATGAGTCTAATACTTCGGCTAGCAAAAAACAATCCATGGATGTTAGCAGGTGTAACAGTGTGACACAAAAACCTTATTATGTAAATCAGTGTTTATTggaaaaagtaaatttgtCACCAGACCATTTAACAACTAAATCTAAGTTGTGCATACAAGGTGTTGAGAAACCTGGTGGAATAATTGAAAGAAGATTACAAACCgagaaaatgaatttaaaaacgtaTCAAAATAGAAAGgctaaaaatagattaaagaataaaacagATGATGTGATACTAGTTAATGAATTGACTGCAAAAACCTATGACATTACAGATGTATGTACcgatttgaataatattaatgttacttGTGTTACAAAACAGATGTGCACTTGTAATGATTTTGGTAGGTTGCAGTTTAATGATGGTGAAAACGAGTGTGGCCATCTTCATTTTTTgccaaaaaatacaataaacagtAATCCTTCAATGTGCGAGATTTTCAGTGAAGGGGATGATAGCAATGAAGAAATATTACCtgaaattgataataattatgacaACAATGATGTCCAACTCAATGATTTGAGTAACATATGTTACACAGAATTCTCAATTTCAGAAAGTGATGTATCTGATGTGTTTAGTGAAAACCAAAAACCATTATTAAGTGAAAcatgtgtaaatatatatgatGAGACTATGAATCTTACTAACTTTGATACAGATGATATCAAAAGTCAtgatttatattctttttccCCTCCTGAGGTGAAGGTGGTAGAATGTTTCGATGGAGgcaatgtattaaaacaa aaaCGAAAAAGAACATTAAATCAAGAAGATGAAGGAATATTTTCGCCAAGTACAGACTCGAATTATCATAATGCACCTAATGCTAAAAAATTTATCTCATGTGTTAAATGCGCGGTCTGCCGAAAAGAAATAGCGGAAGTTGATTGGGATAGCCATTTGTCTGAAAATCATTGTCATATAGCTTGGAAACAAGGCTCCAGTATAata GAtcttaatgataaaaatttgatTCAAAAACTATCTGGaacgttaaaaaaacaaaatagccTGTTTTGTACTTTTTGTGGTCACAAAGAGAAAAGGGATGCGAAAAAATTTTTGGCACATTTGAAAATATGCATAAcg aaaatatttacaaatgtaaatataactaCTAGTAAATATTCTGAAGAGGATATGAACATTCAAAACAATGACACTATTAAATGTGAGACATGTCGCGAAAATGTTCTCATCGTCCAATGGACAGAGCACATGACCACGAGACACATTGACACCAAGAcacaaattgaaataaaacctgCACCAATTGAG aataTCATAAAAACAGAACCCGTGGATGAAGAAGAGCTAAAATTGGAGCTAGTAAAATGTGCACTTTGTAAAATGGAAATGAATCCAATCGATTGGACTgaacataaacaaaaagaacataattatttagctTGGAAGGAAGGAGATCGAGAATta AATTTAGACGATGGGAGGaaaatctataattatttacgtcatattttaaaaaacactgGAGAACTTGTTTGCGGTAAATGTGGTCTGGTCTACCATTATCCTAAAAGTTttatgaaacatattaaaacgTGCAATGGAGATATG GTAAATTCCCTTAACGATTCAGTGGTTAGCAACCAATCTAATGAAGGTGTAAACAGAACGCAAGATGATGACGCTGACATTTCACTGGCTTTTAACGGTTCAGTGGAATGTGGAGTTTGTTCCCAAGAAGTTGCTGGCACGGAATGGTTGGACCACATACATAAAGAACATAATTACTTAGCTAAAATACGAGGAGTAACACCCCTA GATTTAGAAAATGATGATATGGTTCGGaaacatttatatagaatCAGATTAATCACTAGATATCTTACTTGTGCTAAATGTGGAACGAAGCggaaagttattaaaaaattcttggAGCATATAAAAGAATGTGATGGTACTACG GAGAAAATTAATGAATCCACTAAGGAATCAGACTTGGATAATACAAAAGATGTTTCTATTTGggaaaaaataacattgcaGTACACTGGTACTGTGAAATGTGGGGTTTGTCAAGATGAAGTGGACGGAGAGCAATGGCTACAACACATACAAAAGGAACATCACTATATAGCTTGGATAGAAGGAGAACAGCCTCTT AATTTTCTAATGGAAGAGGAAACATGgcagtatttaaataatgtgacAAAACAAACTGGAGGTCTGATATGTGGTAAATGTGGACTGAATCGTAAATACGGCAAAGCTTACATGCAACATGTCAAAGAGTGCGACGGCAGTAAG TCTGCCATGGTCGAACAATTAAATGATTCTCAAATGattaaagataatataaattcaacaTATTTGGATGATTGCACAAATAGTTCTGGGCAAGTTAAATGTGGGGTTTGTGGGGAGGAAGTGGAGGGGGAGCTCTGGTTGCAGCACATACAGAAGGAACACGATTACATAGCGTGGGTGGAGGGGAGAACACCTCTA AACAGGGAAGATAATGAGTtgataaatacttatttaaaactacttaTAAAACGTATCGGACCATTGATCTGTGGAAAATGTGGTCTACCTCGGAAATTAGCTAAATCGTATTTACAACATGTTAGCAAATGTGATGAAACTAAg GAGGAAGCAGAATCTGGTATTCAAGAGAATTTAGATGAGGATGAGAACGAGTTCATTCACACTGAGCCGGTCCAGTGCGGCGTCTGTTTGCAGCAAGTTGAGGGCAGTCAGTGGATTCATCACATACGCCTCAAACATGACTATTTAGCTAGAATTGCAGGAAAGCCGCCTTTA gaTGTAAATGATGAGGAGGAAGTTCGGAAACATTTGAGTGTGATGAGAAAGTATGTGCAACAACTTGTGTGCAATAACTGCGGGGAGAGCCGCAAACATGTTGGAGCATTCCTGAAACATGTTCAGTACTGCGATGGCGCTGAG AAAAGTGAAAATGGATCAGAGGATTTAGAAAATGAAGAAGAACCGTTTGTACCTAGTGGCAGAGTTCGATGCGGTGTCTGCAAACAAGAGGTCGAGGGAGAGGACTGGATCAATCACATTCACAAAGAACATGACTATATGGCAACAATAGAAGGAAGACCTCCATTG ATCTTAGACGATGAAGAAGAAATACGAACACATTTGAATACAATACGACGACATGTCAGAGAacttgtttgtaataaatgcgGTGAATCTCgtaaatttgttaaatcatATTTGAAACATATAAAGAATTGCGACGTCAGTGAG AGACTATCAACAGAGACGGTCGTGGAAAGTCGTCGTAATTCAGTAGCGAGTGTACCGATGGAGGAAGAGAAAGACTACCAACTTGAGTTCCCTGGTACTGTGGTGTGTGGTGTTTGTGACAGTGAAGTGTACGGCAACCAGTGGGTACATCACATACGTAAAGAACACAATTATATAGCACATGTTAAAGGAAAAACTCCTCTA GATATAAACAATATGAAACATATCAAAGCACATTTGAATGCTGTCAGTAAATACGCGGGTGGCCtgtattgtaataaatgtggCCTCATGAGATTATACGTCAAGTCATATCTCGTGCATATTAAACGATGTGGAAATTCTGACAAC CTATTACCTGTAGATGCAAATGATTCAGAAGTAAAGAAAGAACCGGATGAATCTTTCACCTCGGATGATATGAAAGTGGCTGACAAATTCCTCAATAATACTGATGCTAGTCAGTTTGTGTACGAGGGTATTGCAAAATGTGGAGTTTGTCACAATGAGGTCAGAAAACAAGACTGGATCGAGCATATACAAAaagaacataattatttagcGTGGATAGACGGACAACCACCACTA GATTTGGACGATGAAGAACAAGTACACGCTCACTTGTATGAATTGTCAACATTACAAAATGGTCTGACATGCAACATTTGTGACGCTAAACGTAAATATGTCAAATCGTATTTGGATCACATTAGAAATTGTAGTGTGCCAATGAGTGATGTCAGTCGaggtaattttaatacatatattttaaatttgaattaa